CGTCTTTAACGCGCTCTAGCTGTGAGGAAAGCGGGAGAGCTTCAGGTAGATCTCACGAGCGTACCACTCGAACAATTCGACCACAAAGACATAAGCTCTCCCTTCtcatggaagaagctgaaaGTATACAGGATCGACTTCCAAGTGGCTATGGTCGTCGAGGATGATTTGGGGTATATTTATTTCCGTGCAGTTTGTAATGGAAAGCAGGTAGGCGAGGCAAGATTGAAGTTCGGGCAAGAGCAGACGTAACGTTGACTGTACATGAAGATCTTTGATGCAGTGTAATCTAGAAGAACTATCGACGATATGCACTCGGAGTTAAATCATGTCGAATATACAAAGACTGTATGCGTCTAATAAGCGCAACTCGTTTGCCCATTGCTCATCATTGTAAATCTCTGACCTGCCTTCTTATGATGCGGTATCTTCACACTTGTGCCTCCGCGTACCCctgtgctgctgttgaggctTGCGATAAGCTCTCGACTTGTCGTAGTGCCGATTTCTCCAGCTTATTACATTGCTTCTGTGCTTTTCTGCTGGGCGAGCGGGAACTGAAAGTGCTTGCAGCGTTACTTCCAGCTCCGGTTGGCAGTCCCTAGATCTAAATGTGTGTCAACATTACGCTCTCGAACCATTACAGTGCTTCATCCTTCAACTCACATGTCTCATAGTCTCGAACAATTGACAAAGCTTTCCAATTTCAGGAGATTCAATTTTATATGTTCAGCTACTTTAATGCAATACAATCTAGctggcaacttcaacagcccGCTATCCATAGTAACATGATACGGGGGCTTTTACTTCGCTCCACTTCTTGTCGTTACCGCCGTAACATTGAAACACGCAACTCATTGCTTTAAACAAGCTGGGACGCAAATAGAACAACTGAAAGAAAAGCTAGAATAGTAGGAACCTGAGGACTCGCAAACCCGGCAGCACCACCCATTTTAGTCGGTTGAGATCCTGAACCAGAGGTAGTGGCAGAACCACTTCCAGATCCGTCCTTTGACAGTTTTGCCTGGCCAAAGTTGGCACTCAGCTTCTCGCACCATAGACCAACCACCTCAAAGTCTGCTGGCTTCTTGCCTGCATCGAGGGGAATAATAATACTGTCTGTTGATGCAGGCTTATCGACTCGCTCGTTGTTGATTCGGAATCCTGAAGAAAGCTTGTCGTTTGTCGAACCCCACCAGTATAGTGCCGGCGCAGATGCATCTTTGAGGGTATATCCAGTAATCTCGATGGCGCTCTCGTTCAGGACCTTGACAGTACCACCGAGTCCACCATCCTTGCCATCCAGTTTGCCAGATGCGCCAAcatccgccgccaaagcagaAGTAGCAAGTAGAGAAAGGAGAGACAGAGCCTGGAACATTGTGATGAGAGGTAATCGAGGGGATGTGGGTGATATCTGGAAAGAATTAGAACTCCGTTTCCTTGTCGGGAAGCCGGGACACGCCGTAGAATTACTACACGTAGGCTCCAATTAACATACCAAATCGCCGTGACTGAAGGTTGAGAGGACAAAGAGTTTAACAGAAACCGAGGATTTTGATGGTGAACTACGAATTGATTGAATGAATAACATAGCAATGGATGATTGTCTCGTTATATACCCAGTCTTTGAGGAGgcccaacaccaccaacttcgTGGACCAAAGAACTCCTTCCCCGATGGGATTCCTGATTCCAAACGCCTCGAAAGATGCTCAATGAAACAGTGACACCCACCGTTTCATGGCGGTGCATAACTCTGCGGCGGTAAACAAACCCGTTCTACGTGCGGGAGACTAAGAGGGACGGGGGCATGCAAGATTTGGAATCAATTTGTTTCGCCTCGCTGATTGGTCGGCAATTGGCTATCTGTCCCAAAGTGGAAAACTAAATCCTCCCTCCAATTTGTCCATCGCTCCTCGTGCTGGCCAATGAGCACGATAGAGTCATTTAAACATTTTGTCTTTTCCTTAGACATTCACAATCTGATCGCCCTGAGACGGGCGGAGATGCTAGCTCGATGACAAGCTAGAATCGATCTAAGACACATCACTTGGGCTTGCAACCTGAACCTGGGCTAGGAGTAATGATCGGGTCCCACCAGCGCAGCCACATTTGCGGTTTGGAATCAAATCCAACAAAGGGCCTCAGCGCCAAGTCTGCGAAATACTGGGCTGACGTGATGAGGAAACATAAAACAGTCAGTTATCAATGGTGCCAGGACACAGCCCTACCAAACACTTGTGATCTGTCAGACTTTGGATCCAAGATCCTAGTTTATTTCTTCGAGATTACAGTGCGCCTTCAGACACAAAGTAAATAAAATGGCCGGATAAACTGCTTATTCTAAAAATCAAAGTTGGTGTCTCAATTACACTTTACGATTAGATTCATAGTGCCAAAGAGACTTGCAAGATGGTTGACGCTATTATTTCCGACCAGTACACAGCTACCCGGGCATACTTTGCCTCTGTGATTGGGTTGTTTCTTGTCGAGAGCGCGATTCGACTATCACAACATCTGTACCACTGGCACAATTCGAGTAAGTCGTGAAATTTACAACCAGATTAAACCGAAACTGGAGCTAACGATACCAGAACGCCAGCTCGGTTCTGTCAAGCATTGGAAAATCACCGTGCTCTTCCACAAACTCTTGAGCACCCGAATAACGATTCCTTATCTCATCGACTATCACGTCACAGACATTATACGATTTCTTGTATTTCTCGGCCTAAATATCCTGTTTGGCATCAATCAAAATGAATACACGACCGACTACAAGCTCTACGGCTGGCTCACAATAGCCAACGGTGGACTTGCCCTGCTACTAGCACCACGAGCAAACCTGTTTTCTCTGTTACTACGCATACCCAGCAACGTGCTGCTAGTATATCATCGCTTGATTGGAATGGCAACAGTGGCACATGCAACAGCGCATTTCGGTTTCAACATTATGCATTACATTAGCACCGAGCAGCTAGAGGACAGTCTGGCAAATGCAAGAATTCGCATCGGCATAATGGCATGGCTGAGCCTGGCCATCATTTTCCTGACTGCCTTGCCTATTATCCGCCGAAAAGGATTTGAGATATTCTACTACAGCCattttttgttctttgtctTTATGGTTGGGGCGTTGATTCACACGACAAACGGACCCGAGTTTCTACTCCCCGGCTTTTCTCTATGGGTAGTCGATCGCATCTTTCGGCTGTACCAGAGTTTCCAAAAGGCCGAGATACAGGAAATAAGGCATTACACGGGCCAGGTTACCAAGTTCACAGTGAAGGGAGTAACTGTGCGCCATCCAGGACAAGTGGTTTGGGTTAGACTTTCTGCAGTATCACTGTTGAACTGGCACCCTTTCACAGTTATGCGTTCGCCAGGGAGTACCAGTGACTTGGCTACATTTGCTGTTAGAGGTCTTGGTGGATACACAGAGAAGGCTCAATACCTGGTCACAGACAAGGGCCATGCCACAACATCTACAGAAAGTGCCCAGGCAGTCGAAAGCGGACTAACCGTTCGAATAAACGGCCCATTTGGAGTTGGCCGCCTGAATTGGAATTCATTCCCCGTCGTTGCTCTGGTCGCAGGCGGTATCGGCATTACTCCAGCTATCAGCATCTTATCACACATCACCTCATCAAGGGCAGCTTTGTCAGAACACGCCACTGGCTCTACACAGCAGCAAGTCGATATTTACCTCATTTGGGTTGTCAAACGTCTTGATCATACAGCATGGTTCAAAGATGAGCTCGAAAAGCTGGCTGAGTTGACCGCGCAACCAAATGTGAAAGTCAATTTGAAGGTTTCCATATTTTCAACCGACCGCACCAAGGCTGAGAATCTGATGTCACAGGAAATGACTGTGGGAGGGCATATTTCGGAACCAATGCCAACTTCATGGGTAGTAAGACACGAGCGGCCAGATTTCAGCGAATTCTTTCGGGACCTGCGCAATCTACACTCTGGCTGCGATATTGGAGTCAGTCTATGTGGGCCGAAGTCTCTGATGAGACAGGCTAGAAAGGCAGCAGTTCACGAAAACTCGACAACTGGTTTATTCtatgttgaagatgaagtatTTGAGAGATAGATTGAGGGGCTGTGGGCATTACTTGACTTGGGAAGCCATGGTGTCTCCTTTAGATAACTGTAGGTTATGAATAGAATGCAAAATACATGTGCTATATGCTCGGATTACTTGTGAGAAGCTTTGATgagagaaagagagacaTCTCGTAGCTACCTTACTCGCCGATAACAACATGATGGTCGCAGAGTGGACATCAAAAAGGCAAGTTGCAATAGTCAAACACATTGGGCAGAAAATTTGTCCAACAGTGctctccttcatctgctcTGTCGTCCCAAATTCGACTCACCGCCGTATTTTTACACTCTCGCTCCCGCTCGCGCTCCCGTAATCACTCTCAGTTTCAGACCTAGGTCTCCTCAAACTATGCGGCACAAGCCGACCAACTAGCCACCAAACGCACGAAGCTACCCACCGCCTCACTCTCTGGGTTTCTTTCCCTCGCCAAGCCACCACAAGACAGAAACCGCCAATTCCCACAGCAAGCGGCAAGGCAATCTTCCAAAACAGTTTCTGCGTGTTGTCCCAGTCGGGATTTGAAGGTCCACCGTTCATGCTCAGATATGCTGCAATAAAGCCCATCGGCAAGAAGATGACCGTGACGACGGTGAATACAAAGATAGCTCGGTTATGGTCATCTTGGACGATCTCAGTGAACTCGTTTACCATGTCGATGAGGTTGACGGCCTGCTCGATATTGAAGTTGATGACGCCACTTTGctctttgagcttctcgtcaGCCTGGTTCAGGATGAACACTTCTAGTTCGTTGGTCATTTGCCGGGTACTTTTATGTGGTTCCAGGTATGTATATGGATTTAGGGATATTTTCAAGGATCTTATTAGTTTGTGCTGCCATTTGACTACCTGGTTTAGACGGTTCAACTCGTCCATCATGGCGGCAATAGTCGAGATTTGGCGTTTGTTGGGGTGGCGCATAATTTGGGATCCCTACACCACATATTATTAGTGCTGCAGACAAAATTATTGCGGCTAAAGTAATTGAAGTCATACAAAATCGTTGCCGTAGTTTCTATAAAGCTCTGCAACATTCAGGTTGTTGTAGACCGGCTCCTCAAGAATGTTGGATATCATCTGAACAGCCAAAGCGTGAGGACCAGCCGAGCTGAAGAACTTCACTATATCCTCGCTTTTGTTGGTGTCCACTGAGCCCACGAGTGCTCGCTCAGCGGCCTTTAAAAGAGATGCGATATCTGAACCCGTAGCCTTCAAGACCCGGTACTTGTCCTGCAGGTCAAGATTAGGAGTGAGACTGTCGGCTTTGTCCTGATAAATGCCCTGTTTGTAGAATGTGTGCAATTCGTCTAGTAGAAGCGGCACCGTACAGACGAATGCAACGACTAGCTGAAATGCTTTCAGAAGAGCATAAGGGACGCCCTGCACCGGCTGTCTGAAGTGGTTGTCAAACACCACACCTTCCTGGATATCACGAGCTTGCTTCACAACCTCCGACATGGTTTCGCAGCACATGGATAGCACATCTTGGTACTCCTGTTTTAATCTTGTTTCCGCAGCGTTTGTGAGTGGGACGAGATGCTCATTCAATCTAGCTTCAGAAGTTGTGTCTGAGAAATGTTTCTTTCGTAAATGCTCCATGGCGTCTTCGACACTGTCGTAAATTAGGCCCCGTTCGCATTTGTCGCATTCGATTTGAGACAACGGAGAATGCAAATATCGGTATCCTGGGATAGGAATAGGTTGACGAGATATGACGAATTTCGGAGAAGTATGTCCACTTTGCTCCCATTTTAAATACTGTATTGAATGTTGTGTTAACGAGGCCATGCAAATCACAAAATCTCAGGTTCTCCTGTAGACTTACTTGAACCCCTTTTGACAGCGCGCCGTAATATAGCGAGAGTATCGGGTGGTCACCACGTTTCGGAACGAACACCTCCAGTGTCAGGACAGACGCAAGAAGATAGTCCCTGTAGGCGCGGGATAACTGATCCGTGTCCAGAACTGGTGTTTGAGAGTCATGGGTGCTAGTTTTCTGTATAGACAATGCAGCAATATGCATGTCAATATTGTCAAGCCCAACTTGCAGCATTCCAGCGTCAAAGCTGAGAGAAGGAAACTTGTCCTCTAGGTCAGCTACGTGAGGGTGGTGCCGCTCGATGAGAGCAGTCTCGGTCCGAAGAAGACAAGCCGTGACGCTTTCCTTCCACTCGCTGTCTGTGTGATCTGGTCGAGTGCCGTTGGGAAGATCCGCCGATGAGGAACTTCTCGCCAAGATACTCCACGCTAGAAAAGGTGGCACAGCTGGGTTCAGTTTTGGAAGAGCGAAAGCATCTTTCAGTCAAAGGCGTGTTAACTAACGGTAACAACAAATAATCGAGAATAAAagtgaaaacaaaaacattgGTGCACATACTGCCGTCTGAGTCTCCAGTAGTGGTTTTTCGTATACCGAAAAACGCGTTATCATGGTCGTTATATCTTCGTACACTCCTAACACTCTCCGCGTCGTATATATCAGGCGTACGAGACGATGATGCACTGAAGCTGCGACCCGACATGTCGTCGTCCCCTAACCACTTGATCTTGATTTGTAACGCCCCTTGCCATGGCAACCGAGTAAGATTAGACCAGCTCTTTGGGGTCAGCACTTCCCCGTTGTGATCCAGTAACTCAAAGTCTTTAGAGGGTTCGTAAATTTCATCATCCGCCTCCTTCATTTTCGACATTatagaacattgaagtttctATAGGCATTTTCGTCAGTCGTCACGTCTGATGGTGTGGAGAAAATTGCGAAACATCATGAAAACGTAGACTTACAAAGAAAGTTTCGCATTCTTTAAAGGGTACATGGAACGATATATAATCCGGAGTCATCACATGAATGATTTTATCGTCAAGGGTCATGGGGAGCTTCTCTCTGATGTTGATATTCTCTTGGAGGACCGATCGTCGAAGTGGGTTACCATAGGTGAGAATTCCCGCTACTCAGCAAAACAGGTGAGCAGCCTTGCATTCGCAATGGAGAGGGAGATAGTTCTTACCGGAATCAACGATCAGGATCCATGTTTCACATACCCAAAGAATCTCGTCTGAGGCGGCGCCATCTTGCCTTCGAAAGACTTGGCCTTTGTCACGTTGAAACGACGTGTCATGCGGGTTGAAAACTTCATGAAGTTTTCTAGGGACGCAGACACCTTTCCGAAACTTGACGTCATACTTTCGATTCAGAGAGTCCACTTGAAACTGTGGAACAGAAATAAAAGTCGCTGAGGCTACTGTTTTCCCCCCACAGTCCACATCCGCTCGAATCACGGTCCCGGGCTGCAAATACCAGTTATCTCGACTTTTTGCTAACTTTTTATCGTATAATTTCTTGAAAAGAGTTTTCATGGCATGAAggttgtctggtgttgctgccaggCTGTCATTGTACAAAGCAATGTTCTGTGACATCAATGTTATTATCCTTCCATTCCATCAAAGTTCCTAGGAACAAGGAGCCTCTTACCTCGAATTCGCTAAAATCCATGATTGTCCGCGACACGTGACTAGAAAGGATGTCAGAAGAATGGTATTAACGCTTATGTCTGATCAGCCACCCACAGCCAAGTGATCTTGTCACGATCTCCTGAGTTCGACACCCCGGGGGGCGGGCTAATAAATGGTGTTAGCTCCAAGGTCACGGATCCTGGACCTATGTCGTCTTTGTACACGCGAGCAGAACTGAAGGCATTACACTCCACGGTAGAGGGATTGGGCTCCAAAACATGGAAGGTTGGCTGCCGAAGCGGTCTACGGTCTTCCAACTGCCGTTTAGTACGTATGGCCAAACCTGCACAGCGAGAATCGGATCGAGATACCACAGATTCTGAACCATCACTCCACTCAGAGTCATCAGGTTGCAAGTCATCGGAAACATCAGTGCCGTTTGAAGCGCTACGAGAACGGCCCCGGCGTCGCCCCAATCCCGAAAGACGCGCTCCAACTCCTGCTGATCGTCTATGACTAGGCTTCGTCGCCTCTTCAACGTATTCGGTCAGAGATGGTGGACGGTGAGATTTGACTTGCTTCGCGGGCTTCAGGGTGAATTTCGACGTCTTTCCCTTTTTAGGAGGCTTGCCAGCGAAAAATGCCAATAATGCCGAGTTGTCTTTCCTGGGTCTTCCTTTCGTTTCCTCAACTCTCGGGTTGGCCGAAACATCAGACGCTGACGCCGGAAACAACGTAGGCTTTCGGTACACTGGAGGTGGCCTTTCTTCTCGACGCACATGGTCCGGTGGCTCGGTCTCCCGCCTTGGAGGATTGATCACTGAAGGCCGTGAGTTTGAAGCCCCTTGAATATGGAAGTCTTTCGCCCAGGTAAACATCTGGAGGGACATGCCAGGTCGGATGATCGAATTCCACAAGGCAGGAAGAATCACCTCCCCTTCAGGACCTATCAAATCATAGCGACCGTGGAAAACTTGCTCCTCAAAGAATTCCACATGAAGAAACGCCTTCTTGATCATGTCCTCCATGCCCTAATTGACCGCATCAGGGGTCTGAAGAACAACAGTTGCAGTGCAGAACAAAGACTTACTGCCCATTCTTTCACTGCTTCGAAGGGAAAGGAAAACTTTCTGCCGACAGCATCCGTGAGATGGATGACTGCCGGCTGGTCATTTTCATCCATGCTGATTGATTGTTCGTGTAGCCTCACGAGGTTGTGTAGTGGTTTGTAGTTGGAAAGTTGTGTGAGAATTGCCCAGTGGTGAGATGAGGGCGAGAACACAACGCCATGTATGTTTTCTTTCGAGGCTGCATTGGAGCTGACATGTCAAAACCAATCAGCTGCAAGGTTTTGTTGCGATGCTGCATATTGTGATCCCTGTCTCTTGCAGGCATTGGTGTGGCtggttgctgcagctgtGTTGCCTTATTTCTTACCATCGCTGCTCTAACGCTGCTTTCCCTGTCATATTGGCGGTCTGCGCTAATTATTAATTTTCTTTCGACGCCGTATTTCTTCCAATACAGCACGACGTTTCCGGGAAGGGCTTCGGTTGTCATACTGCCCGGTCGAGGATCTTGCGACCCATTGCGAGATGTAAGTCTCTGACATACCCATTCATCCTTCAAAAATCCGTTCAACTCAGCGAACAAAGAAAGTCTCTCTCTGCCATGGCACAGACCATCATAACCGGCTTATGGGCCAGCTGGATTAGGTTTCGCTGATTGCCTCCCGGGTGTTTCTGTGTCTGACCATGTGATGCTGGGGCATTTGATGTAGCAGCGATGCTGCTCTAAACTGTGTAGATATGGCGGCATACAGTACACAATTCTCTGGCTCCTTCACTAGGTAATACCAAGCTGTAAGAATTGTGGCTCATGTGGCGCTGTGTGAGCCACCACCCTGTAGCAGTGTGGAATAAGTCCAGTCCGTTGTCCAACGTCATCCCCAAAACAATCTCGATCTCCAGATAGTGGTTGGGTTACACGTTTATATCTGCCGTCTCAATCGTTCATGTTTTTTCAATTTGTGGCGCCCCAAGTCCCTATGAAACGGCTTAAGCTACGAGTCTACTAGAACCTTGGCGCTTAGCATTCCCTGTGAGTTACCATCAGTCATACAACACGGTTTCAACACTTGTCCAAGTTACAAAGGTAGTATTTTATTTAGAAGACATTTTCCTCCAAAACTTTCTATAATGTGTGAAAATATGATACATGTGCACTAAACCTGTGCCGACTCCGGAAAAATACACCCAAAGAAACGCAAACCATCATCCTCAAATCTTTTCTTCGTCCACATCGTACAGCAACTGTCTCTCCGTATTCGCCAGAGCCTTATATCCAACCAATGAAGATGCCCAGAAATAAGCCCAAATCGCAGTCTCCTTCAGCCAAAGGCCCCATTCACTCGAGTTTCTGCGTACTTCCGAATTACTCGTCGCCTGTTTCGTAATTTCATCAACCCGAGGTCTCCGGATCTTGTCAAACGATGCGTAAGCATCCTCCAGAGACCGATTAGGATCTTCTAACAACCTCGCAATCATAAAAACATCTTCCGCCGCCATGGACACACCTTGTCCAGCATGAGGGGCCATGGCATGAGCAGCGTCTCCCAAGAGAAGACACCTACCTCTGTACCATTTACCACCCGCAGCGAGCCTAAACACCGGGTAGAATCTGACAACTGAAGTTTCTTTCACCATGGTTCGCATGGTATCACCCCAATCCCCCTTTGCGTCGCCAATCATACCCAAGAGGTCGTTCTTGAAGCGGGCAATTTCTTCTTCGCGCCTCACTTCCCACCCGTCTCTGGTGTCCCCAGTGGCAGGTAGAGGAACTTCTTTAGAGAACCCCCAAAACGCTTCATCGTCTTTAGAGGAGCACGACATGGTAAGAAAGACACCTTGTGTTGTAAGTGTAGCGTTGATACCCTTGAGTTCCTCCACTGAGTGACCTGGAAGGGCTGACATAGGGATCAGAGCCCCAAGGCCGGCGAACCCAGTGTATTCCATAGCATGGTCTGGATCGACATATAGTTTTCGAACAGCCGAGTGGATGCCATCGCATCCAAGCAACAGGTCGCCAGTGTCAATTGTCCCATCCGAGAATGTGACCTTGACCTCATTCTCAGTCTCTTCAATTTTGATAATCTTCTTGTCAAAGTGGACAGGTATTTTAGCCTTTTCGGCGGCTTTGAGTAAAACGTCCAGTAGGTCAATGCGTTTGATGCGAAGGTAGCCAAATCCACCATTCTGCTCTCGGACTCGGCCAACAATATTTTGTTGCGTGATGATACTGCCTTTGAGAGATCTCAGTGACAGCATGGAATGACTACTCCCTTTTGCGACAAGGTCATCATAAACACCGAGTCTGTGAAATAGACGAAGACCGTTGGATAAGATCCCTATTGCTCCGCCAAGAGTGGTTGGTTCGGGGCGCAATTCGTACACAGTCGAAGTGATATTTGTGATCTGTTGCAGTCGCAACGCGGCGGATAAGCCGGCTGGTCCACCTCCGATAATTATTGCCTTTGTTTCGTTAGAATTCCTAAGTGACGTGCAAACAGGCGAAGTACTTACCTTTCTCATCTTACTGGCAGTGCAGGGTTGTTCAGAGGCGTGTTGTTAAAGTCTTGATTCTTGCCAAGAGACAAGTGCTTAAAGTTTCTTCCGTTTTAAATGATCTTTAACACACTGACTctgagaaacaaaaacgtCAGCCGCAGTCAGCCATGGTTTTAAATATTGAAGTTTAATACGATTACCGGAGGTGTCCGCGGCGTCTTTGTCCTAATTTGGTTAGCGCCCCGGAGTGGGATGACGAGGCAGCTGCGACTCACTCTAACGCGTTGAGGAAACTTTCCGCGGGGAAACACCGCGGCCTCGTCAAACAACATCCCATctcgcatcatcaccaattACCGAGCCACAGAGGTACACGAACGAAGCAGCAGGCGACCGGCAAAATGATGCATCGGTGGGGCCGAGCACCTCCGTCGTGTCAGCCTTGTCGTGATAAGAAACGCCGTTGCGACCGACTGCAGCCGTGCTCGAGCTGTTCTTTGCGAAACATTAGTTGTCGATATGCTCACCAGGACCAAGCCGGCTCAACTTCTGGTCAACGGCCGCAAGAAACATACTCCCATACAATTTATCCAAGTCCCGGAGCTACACCGGTAGAGTCAAGGTAGGAGGTTATCCAGTCGTCCGCCGTAGTGATGCCCAGTTGCAGCCGGCTGACCGACCCTGACTAGCCACTCTGATGACGTTTTACGCCGTTTAAAAAGACTGGAAGAAGCAGTTTTTAGATGTGATAGCCAGTCAGGAGCGCCGGCATCAGCTGCTCAACCGAGTCTCAGTGATTCACCGGGAGGTAAGAATCACGTTGCGCTCCGTATATGGTAATGATGCCTGACATTCTCTGTTTAGGGTTCACTCCGTTCGGATTGCATATAATGTCTAAGCGACCTGACGACACATCGCAGCAAAAGAAATACCTAGCAGATCTGATTACCAAGTTACCCCCAATAGCCCAAGCGCGGGTCTTACTAGAACACTTTGCAGTCACTTCTCATCCGAACTGCGG
The genomic region above belongs to Pochonia chlamydosporia 170 chromosome 2, whole genome shotgun sequence and contains:
- a CDS encoding electron transfer DM13 domain-containing protein, which codes for MFQALSLLSLLATSALAADVGASGKLDGKDGGLGGTVKVLNESAIEITGYTLKDASAPALYWWGSTNDKLSSGFRINNERVDKPASTDSIIIPLDAGKKPADFEVVGLWCEKLSANFGQAKLSKDGSGSGSATTSGSGSQPTKMGGAAGFASPQVPTILAFLSVVLFASQLV
- a CDS encoding Ferredoxin reductase-like, C-terminal NADP-linked (similar to Glarea lozoyensis ATCC 20868 XP_008079401.1) codes for the protein MVDAIISDQYTATRAYFASVIGLFLVESAIRLSQHLYHWHNSKRQLGSVKHWKITVLFHKLLSTRITIPYLIDYHVTDIIRFLVFLGLNILFGINQNEYTTDYKLYGWLTIANGGLALLLAPRANLFSLLLRIPSNVLLVYHRLIGMATVAHATAHFGFNIMHYISTEQLEDSLANARIRIGIMAWLSLAIIFLTALPIIRRKGFEIFYYSHFLFFVFMVGALIHTTNGPEFLLPGFSLWVVDRIFRLYQSFQKAEIQEIRHYTGQVTKFTVKGVTVRHPGQVVWVRLSAVSLLNWHPFTVMRSPGSTSDLATFAVRGLGGYTEKAQYLVTDKGHATTSTESAQAVESGLTVRINGPFGVGRLNWNSFPVVALVAGGIGITPAISILSHITSSRAALSEHATGSTQQQVDIYLIWVVKRLDHTAWFKDELEKLAELTAQPNVKVNLKVSIFSTDRTKAENLMSQEMTVGGHISEPMPTSWVVRHERPDFSEFFRDLRNLHSGCDIGVSLCGPKSLMRQARKAAVHENSTTGLFYVEDEVFER
- a CDS encoding mg2+ transporter protein (similar to Eutypa lata UCREL1 XP_007792772.1) — its product is MDENDQPAVIHLTDAVGRKFSFPFEAVKEWAGMEDMIKKAFLHVEFFEEQVFHGRYDLIGPEGEVILPALWNSIIRPGMSLQMFTWAKDFHIQGASNSRPSVINPPRRETEPPDHVRREERPPPVYRKPTLFPASASDVSANPRVEETKGRPRKDNSALLAFFAGKPPKKGKTSKFTLKPAKQVKSHRPPSLTEYVEEATKPSHRRSAGVGARLSGLGRRRGRSRSASNGTDVSDDLQPDDSEWSDGSESVVSRSDSRCAGLAIRTKRQLEDRRPLRQPTFHVLEPNPSTVECNAFSSARVYKDDIGPGSVTLELTPFISPPPGVSNSGDRDKITWLHVSRTIMDFSEFENIALYNDSLAATPDNLHAMKTLFKKLYDKKLAKSRDNWYLQPGTVIRADVDCGGKTVASATFISVPQFQVDSLNRKYDVKFRKGVCVPRKLHEVFNPHDTSFQRDKGQVFRRQDGAASDEILWVCETWILIVDSAGILTYGNPLRRSVLQENINIREKLPMTLDDKIIHVMTPDYISFHVPFKECETFFKLQCSIMSKMKEADDEIYEPSKDFELLDHNGEVLTPKSWSNLTRLPWQGALQIKIKWLGDDDMSGRSFSASSSRTPDIYDAESVRSVRRYNDHDNAFFGIRKTTTGDSDGNAFALPKLNPAVPPFLAWSILARSSSSADLPNGTRPDHTDSEWKESVTACLLRTETALIERHHPHVADLEDKFPSLSFDAGMLQVGLDNIDMHIAALSIQKTSTHDSQTPVLDTDQLSRAYRDYLLASVLTLEVFVPKRGDHPILSLYYGALSKGVQYLKWEQSGHTSPKFVISRQPIPIPGYRYLHSPLSQIECDKCERGLIYDSVEDAMEHLRKKHFSDTTSEARLNEHLVPLTNAAETRLKQEYQDVLSMCCETMSEVVKQARDIQEGVVFDNHFRQPVQGVPYALLKAFQLVVAFVCTVPLLLDELHTFYKQGIYQDKADSLTPNLDLQDKYRVLKATGSDIASLLKAAERALVGSVDTNKSEDIVKFFSSAGPHALAVQMISNILEEPVYNNLNVAELYRNYGNDFGSQIMRHPNKRQISTIAAMMDELNRLNQVVKWQHKLIRSLKISLNPYTYLEPHKSTRQMTNELEVFILNQADEKLKEQSGVINFNIEQAVNLIDMVNEFTEIVQDDHNRAIFVFTVVTVIFLPMGFIAAYLSMNGGPSNPDWDNTQKLFWKIALPLAVGIGGFCLVVAWRGKETQRVRRWVASCVWWLVGRLVPHSLRRPRSETESDYGSASGSESVKIRR
- a CDS encoding FAD binding domain-containing protein (similar to Metarhizium acridum CQMa 102 XP_007814124.1), encoding MRKAIIIGGGPAGLSAALRLQQITNITSTVYELRPEPTTLGGAIGILSNGLRLFHRLGVYDDLVAKGSSHSMLSLRSLKGSIITQQNIVGRVREQNGGFGYLRIKRIDLLDVLLKAAEKAKIPVHFDKKIIKIEETENEVKVTFSDGTIDTGDLLLGCDGIHSAVRKLYVDPDHAMEYTGFAGLGALIPMSALPGHSVEELKGINATLTTQGVFLTMSCSSKDDEAFWGFSKEVPLPATGDTRDGWEVRREEEIARFKNDLLGMIGDAKGDWGDTMRTMVKETSVVRFYPVFRLAAGGKWYRGRCLLLGDAAHAMAPHAGQGVSMAAEDVFMIARLLEDPNRSLEDAYASFDKIRRPRVDEITKQATSNSEVRRNSSEWGLWLKETAIWAYFWASSLVGYKALANTERQLLYDVDEEKI